The DNA sequence GTTTTTCCGACACCACCCTTTTGGTTTGCAATGGCAATGACTTTTCCCATTATTTCACCTACCTTAAAACTACTATTTTCAAATCTATCTAATCAAAAAAATAAATAGCAACTTTTTTTATTTTATCATGAAAAAGCGAGAGAAAACGAATGTAAATGATAAAATTATAAAATTATTATTTACACTCGACATATAACGTACGAAAGTGATTGACTCGAAAGCGTTTCATTTACCTATTAAGCTACCTATAATCTATATATTGGGTAACAAAAGCCAATTCAAAGCCCACTATAACTGACTTTCTTATAGTGGGCGCACGCAAATTTAACCATTGTGAGAACTTTAAAATGAAGAAATTCCGCTAAAAATATAATAGATATATTTATAACAACTCGAATAAATTTTCTCTGTAAAAATATCGCATTTGCCTATGACAAATGCGACAACATATTTTTTCTGTATTTATTTAGGAATTCTAATCGTAAATTGATAGTATTCATCATGTTCTTCTTCAGATGTATCAACATTCATCCCCGTTTGGACAACCATATCTACTGATTTACGAATAGTATTCATCGCTAGCCTCATATCCCTTGAAACACTTTTTCTTAAAGGTTTCGGTTTCTTAGCGGTATTATTATTCCCTTCTAAGATCTTTTTTGCAGCTTCCTCTGTCTGTTTAACGTTTAGCTCTTCGTTTATAATTCGTTCTAATAGTTTTTCCTGTAGTTCAACATTTTTTAAAGCAATTAAAGCACGCGCATGTCTTTCGGTAATTTGTCGATTTAATAAGGCATCTTGAACTATTTGTGGAAGTTGAAGTAAACGTAATTTGTTCGCGATTGTTGATTGCCCTTTTCCAAGACGCTGCGCCAAGCTTTCTTGTGTTAAATTGTGAATTTCTAGGAGCTTTGCATAGGCAGTAGCTTCCTCTATAGAGGTTAAGCCTTCTCTTTGTAAATTTTCAATCAGTGCAACAGATGCAGTTTGAGAATCATTAAACTCCTTAATTATTGCAGGAATTGTTTCCCAACCGAGCTTTTGGACGGCTCGCCAACGTCTTTCTCCAGCAATAAGTTCGAAAATATCGTCTTCTCTTACTCTAACTACTATTGGCTGAATGATGCCATGTGTTTTAATTGTTTGTGCTAGCTCTTCAATTCTCTCATCTTGAAAGACAGTTCGCGGTTGAAACTGATTTGGAACAATTTTGTCGATCGGTAGTTGATGTACTTCTTCTTTTTCACTTATTGTAATTTCTTCAGTCTCTTCGTTCTTATCACTTAATCCAAATAATCGCGTAAACGGCTGTTTCATTCCAACACCACCCTCAAAAAAACTCCCTCTTTATCATTAATCATTCGGGATGAATGATAAAAGTCCTGCTTTTGTAGTTGATTAAAATCATATATTAGCCTCTCATTGTAACAGATTTAAAATTAGAGGTAACTGATATGAAGAAAGTCCATTCTAAAAATATGAGTATATAAATTGTTTCACGTGGAACATTTTATTTATTATTTATGAAAAACACATAAGTATCTATCATACTACTATTATAACTGTAAATGTATATCTAGTAAAATAAACTTTATTTTGGGTATTTTATAAAATTGTAAAATCATATGTCGTTAACGATTCATCTCTATGATTAGTATAGCGCTTTATCATAGACTGTATTGAGTTACTCAAGTAAAAATATAAAATAATACTTCTATTATAATAGATAGGATAATTTCAAACATACAATCTATATAAAAAAATATATTGTTTGTAT is a window from the Evansella cellulosilytica DSM 2522 genome containing:
- the noc gene encoding nucleoid occlusion protein, producing MKQPFTRLFGLSDKNEETEEITISEKEEVHQLPIDKIVPNQFQPRTVFQDERIEELAQTIKTHGIIQPIVVRVREDDIFELIAGERRWRAVQKLGWETIPAIIKEFNDSQTASVALIENLQREGLTSIEEATAYAKLLEIHNLTQESLAQRLGKGQSTIANKLRLLQLPQIVQDALLNRQITERHARALIALKNVELQEKLLERIINEELNVKQTEEAAKKILEGNNNTAKKPKPLRKSVSRDMRLAMNTIRKSVDMVVQTGMNVDTSEEEHDEYYQFTIRIPK